In Thalassophryne amazonica chromosome 14, fThaAma1.1, whole genome shotgun sequence, one DNA window encodes the following:
- the LOC117524648 gene encoding trace amine-associated receptor 13c-like: METKDGAELCFPELLNTSCRKPAPPGSEAVLGHILMSSVSVLTVTLNLLVIISVSHFRQLHFPSNLLLLSLAVSDFFVGLIVLPADIFRQSACWFLGDLMCSLCNYLTFIITSASIGDMVLISVDRYVAVCHPLHYSTRVTVRRVQTSICLCWSGCVFYNGLILMDNLNEPDKHHTCSGQCVIIMNSTAGAVDLVVTFIGPISIIVVLYVRVFVVAVSQARAMRSHVTALTHKPSVNVRTMKSELKAARALGVVVLVFIICFCPYYCVSVSGSNLMNSPAGVFFRYLFYFNSCLNPVIYALFYPWFRKSLHLIVTFQILQPGSSEANIL, encoded by the exons ATGGAGACCAAGGACGGAGCAGAGCTCTGCTTTCCAGAACTCCTCAACACCTCCTGCAGGAAGCCGGCGCCTCCTGGTTCTGAAGCTGTGCTTGGACACATCCTGATGTCCTCTGTCTCTGTGCTCACTGTGACTCTCAACCTGCTGGTCATCATCTCAGTCTCACACTTCAG GCAGCTTCACTTTCCCTCtaacctcctcctcctctctctggcCGTCTCTGATTTCTTCGTGGGCCTCATCGTGTTGCCGGCTGACATTTTCCGACAGTCAGCCTGCTGGTTTCTTGGTGACCTCATGTGTTCTCTGTGTAATTATTTGACTTTCATCATAACGTCTGCCTCAATAGGAGACATGGTCCTCATATCAGTGGACCGTTATGTGGCTGTTTGTCATCCTCTGCATTACTCCACCAGAGTCACCGTGAGAAGAGTTCAAACCTCTATCTGTCTGTGTTGGTCTGGTTGTGTTTTTTACAATGGTTTAATTTTAATGGACAACTTGAATGAACCAGACAAACATCATACCTGCTCTGGACAGTGTGTGATAATTATGAACTCCACAGCAGGAGCCGTTGACCTTGTTGTGACCTTTATCGGTCCCATCTCCATCATCGTGGTTCTGTATGTGAGAGTGTTTGTGGTGGCTGTGTCTCAGGCTCGTGCCATGCGCTCTCATGTTACAGCTCTCACACACAAACCATCAGTGAACGTAAGAACCATGAAGTCTGAGCTGAAAGCAGCCAGAGCTCTGGGTGTCGTTGTCCTTGTGTTTATAATATGTTTCTGTCCGTATTACTGTGTTTCTGTTTCAGGGAGCAACTTGATGAATTCTCCAGCTGGTGTATTTTTTCGCTATTTGTTCTACTTTAACTCCTGTTTAAACCCTGTGATTTATGCTTTATTCTACCCCTGGTTTAGAAAATCTCTTCATCTCATTGTTACCTTTCAGATCCTGCAGCCAGGATCCTCTGAGGCCAACATACTGTAG
- the LOC117525286 gene encoding trace amine-associated receptor 13c-like, with protein MMETQDGAELCFPELLNTSCRKPSYPQSEVLLLQILMSSVSVLTVTLNLLVIISVSHFRQLHVPSNLLLLSLAVSDFFVGLVLMPIEILRQTSCWFLGDLVCCLYKLVSFFISYASVGDMVLISIDRNVAVCYPLHYSTRVTVRRTKVYISVCWLCSFIYSIVFTGEDLNQTDRFSFCRGECLVVINSTAGVVDLVVTFIGPISVIVVLYVRVFVVAVSQARAMRSHVTALTHKPSVNVRTKKSELKAARALGVVVVVFLLCLCPYYTVSLAAGDHVSASAASFVLFLYYCNSCLNPVIYVLFYPWFSKAMKLILTLKILQSGSCQIDILYRI; from the exons ATGATGGAGACCCAGGACGGAGCAGAGCTCTGCTTTCCAGAACTCCTCAACACCTCCTGCAGGAAGCCAAGTTACCCTCAGTCTGAAGTCCTGCTGCTGCAGATCCTGATGTCCTCCGTCTCTGTGCTCACTGTGACTCTCAACCTGCTGGTCATCATCTCAGTCTCACACTTCAG GCAGCTTCACGTTCCCTCtaacctcctcctcctctctctggcCGTGTCTGATTTCTTCGTGGGCCTCGTGCTGATGCCGATTGAAATCCTCAGACAAACATCCTGCTGGTTTCTTGGAGACCTCGTGTGTTGTCTCTACAAACTTGTTTCCTTCTTCATTTCCTATGCCTCAGTAGGAGACATGGTGCTGATTTCAATCGACCGTAATGTGGCTGTTTGTTATCCTCTGCATTACTCCACCAGAGTCACCGTGAGGAGAACTAAAGTCTATATTAGTGTgtgttggttgtgctcttttatcTACAGTATTGTGTTCACAGGAGAAGACCTGAATCAGACTGACAGGTTTAGTTTCTGCCGTGGAGAGTGTCTGGTTGTCATTAACTCCACAGCAGGAGTCGTTGACCTCGTTGTGACCTTTATCGGTCCCATCTCCGTCATCGTGGTTCTGTATGTGAGAGTGTTTGTGGTGGCTGTGTCTCAGGCTCGTGCCATGCGCTCTCATGTTACAGCTCTCACACACAAACCATCAGTGAACGTAAGAACCAAGAAATCTGAGCTGAAAGCAGCCAGAGCTCTGGGTGTCGTTGTCGTCGTGTTTCTTCTTTGTTTGTGTCCGTATTACACTGTCAGTCTTGCAGCAGGTGACCATGTCAGTGCCTCAGCTGCATCATTTGTGCTCTTCCTCTATTACTGTAACTCCTGTCTGAACCCTGTGATCTACGTCTTATTCTACCCCTGGTTTAGTAAAGCCATGAAACTCATCCTTACTTTAAAGATCCTGCAGTCTGGATCCTGTCAGATTGACATACTGTACAGAATTTAG